In Alkalihalobacillus sp. FSL W8-0930, a single window of DNA contains:
- the phnE gene encoding phosphonate ABC transporter, permease protein PhnE — protein sequence MNPQKKKIFTRFVVVIILMLIYIWAFAGLPTIEVKETSGQIVSAIFQGLFSPDWGYVYDPDGEGLLNKLLETLAIAILGTFIAAVFCIPLAFLAARNIVKSRVISQFGKFILSFIRVFPDIIFALIFIKAVGPGSFSGVLALGIGSIGMLGKLFSDDVESVNLSTTEALIATGANPIKTLWFAVVPQILPSYLNFVMYRFEVNIRAASILGIIGAGGIGTPLIFALQVRDWERVGIILLGIIVMITLVDFISGKIRARLV from the coding sequence ATGAACCCACAAAAGAAAAAGATCTTTACACGTTTTGTTGTTGTGATTATTCTGATGCTCATTTATATTTGGGCATTTGCAGGTTTACCTACGATTGAAGTAAAAGAAACATCAGGCCAAATTGTTAGTGCAATATTCCAAGGGTTATTTAGTCCTGATTGGGGCTATGTGTACGATCCTGATGGCGAAGGACTGTTGAATAAACTACTTGAAACATTAGCAATCGCCATTCTTGGTACATTCATCGCAGCTGTATTCTGTATTCCACTTGCCTTTTTAGCTGCTCGTAATATTGTAAAGTCTCGAGTGATTTCACAATTTGGTAAATTCATTCTTAGTTTTATTCGCGTGTTCCCTGACATTATCTTCGCTTTAATCTTTATTAAAGCTGTAGGTCCTGGTTCTTTCTCCGGGGTATTAGCTCTTGGAATCGGATCAATTGGGATGCTAGGTAAGCTATTCTCTGATGATGTGGAAAGTGTGAATCTAAGTACAACTGAAGCATTAATTGCAACAGGTGCCAACCCGATAAAAACCTTATGGTTCGCGGTTGTCCCTCAAATTTTACCAAGTTATTTGAATTTCGTTATGTATCGATTTGAAGTAAATATTCGTGCAGCCTCTATCTTAGGGATAATAGGTGCCGGGGGAATTGGTACGCCTCTAATTTTTGCCTTACAAGTACGAGACTGGGAACGAGTGGGAATTATCTTACTTGGTATTATTGTCATGATTACCTTAGTTGACTTTATTTCAGGTAAAATACGAGCTAGGCTCGTTTAA